The DNA sequence GATAACACTTCCGGTTGGACGCGCCACGTACTTTGCTGCTGAGCAATGTAGTTTAGGAGGAATTTAGTGAGTGGGGCCTCATTGCCAGCCGGAGCAGCTATTTGGCACAAGGTACGTAGAAGGTCCATTGCAGCGCGTTTATTCGTCCAAATCTAGGATAAAAGTCATACTTTAGCTTCTCTGTTGCGAGGCTTTGGGTTAGCGAAAGCCGCCCGCTCGCCCGCCACCATCCGCTCCCATGATCCAAAAACTCCGTTTTATCCTGTTGCTCCTGCTGCTGCCCCTGGCGGCGCGGGCCCAGCAGCCCGATACAACCCGTACGCCCGCTCCCATCCGCAAAATCGAGCTGGAGAACGTGGACATTGCGCCCGGAGCCGTCGATACCAAGGGCTGGCTGCTGCTGGACAAGGATATTCAGACGGAGCTGGAGGGTGCGGTGCAGAACCTCTACAACTTCAAGTACGACAAGGCCGAAAAGCAGTTCCGCTCCCTGCGCCGCCGCTACCCCCAGCACCCGATGCCGTACTTTCTGCTGGGCCTAAGCGCCTGGTGGAAAATCGTGCCGACCAACGTTCAGACCAAGATTTACGACAAGCCGTTTTTCGCCTACATGGACACGGCCATTACCTACAGTGAGCGGCTGTACGAGGCGGATAACAAGAACTACGAAGCCTGCTTTTTCCTGTCGGCCGCCTACGGCTTTGATGCCCGCCTGAACGCCGAGCGCAAAAACTGGCGCAAGGCCACCGTGAGCAGCAAGCGCGCCCTCGACTACCTGGAAAAAAGCAAGGAAGCCAACGGCCTGAGCCCGGAGTTCCTGTTCGGCCAGGCCCTGTTCAACTACTACGCCGTCTGGATTTCGGAAAATTACCCTTTGCTGCGGCCCGTGCTGCTGTTTTTCCCGAAGGGCAACCGCGCCCTGGGCTTGCAGCAGCTCAAGAGCGTGGCCGACAATGGCTTTTACACCGGTCTGGAAGCCAAGACTTTCCTAATGCGCATCCTCAACAACGAGGAAAACAACACGGCCGCCTCGATGCCGGTGGCGCGCTACCTTGCTTCCAATTACCCCGACAACGCCTACTTCCAGCGCTTCTACGCCCTGCTCTGCTTCAACGAGGGCAACTTTCCGGAGTGTGAGCGGGTGAGCCGCGAAATTCTGGACAAGCTCAACCGCGGACTGCCGGGCTACGAGGGCATCAGTGGGCGCTACGCCACCTATTTCCTGGGCTGGCTGATGCAGAACAAGTATAAGGACCGGGCCAAGGCCAAAGACTATTACCAGCGCAGCATCGTATTCGCGGAAAGCACTGGCGACACCAGCGGCGGCTTCTATCTGTATGCCAACCAGAAGCTGGCCCAGATTGCCGATAAGGAAAAGGATACCCAGGCGGCCCTGCGCTATTACGCCGTAGTAGCCGACAAGGCCGAGCACAAATCGGCGGAGTACAAGGAGGCCAAGGCCTACGTGAAGAAGAACAAGAAATAAGGGGGTTGTACTCCTTCGTCGAATGGAACTACAAGACCTGCTGCTGACGCCTTTTTACCTGGCCATCTTCTACGGCATTGCCTACGGCGTGCGGGGCAAGGTTACGAATGCCTTTACGCGCCGGTATTTCATTCCGGCCCTGACCTTGAAGTTCGTGGGGGCCATTGCCCTGGGCGTGATCTACCAGTTCTACTACGGCGGCGGCGACACGTTCAACTACACCAAGCACTCGACCATCATCTACAACGCCTTCGGGGAGTCGCCGACGGCCGCCATCCGGATGATTTTTTCCCACGGGGAGTTCGATGCGCTGACTTCGCGCTACACCAGCCAGATGCCTTGGTATACCTCGACCACCGAGTTTTTTGTGGTGCGACTAGCCGCCATTGCCGCCCTGCTGAGCTTCAATACCTACTCGGTTATTGCCCTGTTTTTCGCCGGCCTGAGCTTCAGCGGCATGTGGGCCATGTACCTGACGTTCGTGCGGGCGTATCCGCTGCTCTACAAGCGCCTAGCCATTGCCACGTTCTTTCTGCCGTCCGTGTTTTTCTGGGGCTCGGGCGTGATGAAAGACTCCATCTGCATCGGGGCGCTGGGCTGGGTGTTCTACGGCTTCTACCACGCGGCCGTGCTCAAGCGAAACATGCTGTTCTCGGCGACGGTGGGCTTGCTGGGCGCCTACGTCATCATGACGGTGAAGGTCTACATCCTGCTCTCCTTCATGCCGCCGGCCCTGCTCTGGATATTTATTGAGAACAACCGCCGCATCAAAAGCGCCGCCCTGCGCGCCATTCTCAAGCCGTTCTTCCTGCTGCTCGGCGTGGGGGCGGGCTACCTGGGCGCTACCAACCTGACGGCCGACGACGACCGTTTTGCCGTGGATAAAATCGGGGAGCGGACCAAGATCAACCAGGAATACCTCTACGGCCTGACCAAGGACCAGGGCTCGGCCTACAACATCGGGGCCATCGACGGCAGCCTGGGCAGTATCGTGACGGTTGCGCCGCAGGCTATTGTGGTGGCTTTATTCCGGCCGTTCCTGTTCGAGGCGCGCAACCCCGTGATGCTGCTCTCGGCTTTGGAAGCCACGATGTTCATCTACCTGACGGTGATGATGTTTTATCGAACGGGCGTACTCAAGAGCTTCCGGCAGATTGCCAGCACGCCTCTCGTCACGTTCTGCTTTCTGTTCGCCATCGTGTTTGCCATCGGGGTGGGCACCAACAGCGGCAACTTCGGCACGCTGGTCCGCTACAAGATTCCGCTGATGCCGTTTTACCTGGCGGCGCTCTACATCATGCAGTTTCAGGCAAACAGCGCCAAGAAATTGGGCCGGTTTGCCTCGACCGAGAAGCGGGCCTCGATGGTAGCCCGGGCCGCCTGACCAAAGCGGGTGCGCAGGTCGTGGTCCTGGAGCAGCTTTTCCAGTCCCTGGTACCAATCCTGGTAGGAAGCGCAGATGTAGCCGTTCACCCCGTCGGTTACCACTTCACTGTTCATGCCCACCGGCGACACCATAGCCGGCACGCCCAACGCCATGTATTGCAGGGCTTTAAACGCGCACTTGCCCTTGGCCCACGGGTCGTCTTCCAGCGGCATCAGGCCAATGTTGAAGGTCAGCAAATCGGCTATTTCGGTGTCTTTGCGCCAGGGGCGGAAGGATAAGGACTTGAGCGGCAGTTGGGGCTCCTGGTTAGATATTACCCGGAACTCGAAGGCGTAGTGCTGCTCCAGCTCGGCCAGCACCGGCACCACCTGCTCCAGGTACTTCATGGTGGAGTGCGTGCCCGTCCAGCCGATAACCAGCTGCTCGGTGCGCTGATCCTTCACCTGGTTGTGCAGGTTCACGGTGTCAATCGTGGTGGGGTTAACAATGGCGTTGGGATTGAACTGCCGGGCGTAATCCCGCAGATACGTGTTGCCACAGCTGATTTTGTAGGCCCAGCGGCAGATGCTGCCCACCTTGTGGTGCCACTTCACTCCGGCCACGATGCTGTTGGCCGCCGACGTATTCGGAATCCAGATGGCGTCGTCGAAGTCGTACACGATCCGCTTGCCGAAGAGTTTGGCAATAATCCACTCGAAGATGGGCGGCCCGATGGGCGAAGCTTCGCGGTGAATGAAAACGAAATCGGCCTTCGGCACGGAAAACAGCAGCAGAAAGCGCCGCAGAAACCCGCCGATGATGCCCAGGGCCTTGCTCAGCGTGTGGCCCGGCTTGTAGAGAATACTCCAGGTGTCTTCCGAAATAAACGGCTCCAACTGGTAGGTGTGGCCCGCGCCGGCCAGGAAATGCAGGTACTGCTCGAACCGGAACCGCTGAGAAGGAGCTTTGCCGGGAGGATACGGCACCAAAAACAAAATATGCATAAACAGAGAAGTAGCCCGTAGGCAGTCGTATACGAAGCGAGCTGCAAAAGTACGCTAACTCCGTGCAAGACCCTACTGCTGCTCCGGCAGCCACAGGTGAAACACCAGCTGCCGCTCTACCAGGGCAAAGCCCGCCTGCTCATAAAACCGGCAGGCCGCCTGATTCGCGCCCTGCGTGGTAACGCGCAACGCCCGAAAACCCGCTGCCCGCGCCTGCCGGTAGGCGCCGGCCAGCAGCGCCTGCCCGATGCCCCGCCGGCGCCACTGCCCGTCTACCGCCACCAGGCCAATAGCCAGCTCCGCACCCTGTTCTTCGAGCGTAAGCAGGCCCTGCGCACCCTGGCTGGCCCCGGGCTGATACGCCAGTACCATCCCGTTGGCCAGCGCCTTGGCCAGCCACTGGGCGTACAGCTGCTCGAACTGGCCGGGCGCGAAATGGGGGTCGGTGCGGAAGCGCGAATATTCCCCGCTTTGCACCGCCAGGGCCGTCAGTTCGGGGGAGGCAGTGGGGCCCGAAATCCGCCGCACGGCTGCGGGCACCACCGGGAGCCGGGCCGGCAAAGCCCGCGCATAGACGCGCTTGTCGTCGGCAGGGTGCAACCCCAGGGCTTGGGCCGCTTCCCCCGAAACCACATCTTCGGGGCTTACAAACCAGTACAGCAACCGCCAGCCCTGGCCGCGCGCTTGAACCAGCAGCTCCCGCAGATCCTCCGCCAGTAAGCCGGTCCCGACGAGCCGGCCGGTGGGAAAGCCGAAAAAGGCGCTGTCCCACGCCAGGGGAATAATAGAATGGTGGGCAGTCATAAGTCGTGGCGGGTATGGGAAACGGCAGCGCCCGGGGTGGCTGATGGCGGCTGCCGGACGCGGGCCGAGTATATTCGCCGGGCAACGGGCGGCTCGTATTACCTTTGGCAAAGTAGCGGCTTATTTTCGGCTGCGGCCCGGCTTTTTCCGCCTGTTCTCTCTGCTTCCCTCCTGCCCCCGTATGCCCACTGCCCCCGTCAGGCCGCTTTTCTCAGTTGTCAGCCCCGTGTACCGGGCTGAGCACCTGTTGGCGGAGCTGGTGCAACGGCTGCATACGGCCCTGGCTCCGCTGACCGATTCCTACGAAATCATCCTAGTCGACGACAGCAGCCCGGATGGCAGCTGGCGCCGGATTCAGGAGCTGGCCGCGCGGGATGCGCGCATCCGGGGCCTGCGGCTGAGCCGCAACTTCGGGCAGCACCACGCCATTACCGCCGGCCTCGATGTGGCCCAGGGCGAGTGGGTGGTCGTCATGGACTGCGACCTGCAAGACCGGCCCGAGGAAATACCGGCCTTGTACCAGCGCGCCCGGCAGGGCTACGACGTGGTGCTGGCCAGCCGCACGGCGCGCCAGGATGGGTGGCTTAAAACCAGACTTTCCCGGGGATTCTACGCCCTGCTCTCCTACCTTACCGGCACCCGCCAGGATGCGCAGGTGGCGAATTTCGGCCTCTACCACCACCGGGCCATTGCGGCCGTGGGACAGCTGCGGGAAAGCATCCGCTACTTCCCCACCATGATTCGCTGGGTGGGCTTCCGGCAAACGACCGTGGCCGTGCAGCACGCGCCCGAGGGCCGGCCGGGCACCTACAGCTTCGCGCGCCGGCTGCAACTGGCCACCGACGTTATCCTGGCTTCTTCCGACAAGCCCCTGCGGCTGCTGGCCTACCTGGGCCTGCTGCTCTCGGGCGGCGCGTTTCTGCTGGGACTAGTTACGCTGATTCGCTACGCCGTGGGACAGATTACGGTGCCGGGCTACACCAGCCTGCTGCTGGCCATCAGCTTTTTCTCGGGCCTGATTCTGCTGGCCCTGGGCACGGTGGGTTTGTACGTGGGCAAGATTTTCGAGAGTGTCCGCCACCGGCCGCTCTACATTGTGGAGGCGACTACCTGAGCTATGGAGCAGCCGTTTATTCCGTTTAACAAGCCTTTTCTGGCCGGCCAGGAGCTGGTGCACATCCAGCAGGCGCTGGCCCACGGCAAGCTGTCGGGCAACGGCTACTTTACCCAGCACAGCCAGCAGTTTCTGCAAGCCCGCTACGGCCTGGGCCGCGCCCTGCTAACCACCAGCGGCACGGCGGCCCTGGAAATGGCGGCCCTGCTGCTCGGCATCCAGCCCGGCGACGAGGTCATCGTGCCCTCGTTCACGTTTACTTCCACGGCCAATGCCTTCGTGCTGCGCGGGGCCACCATCGTCTTTGCCGACAGCCTGCCCCACCACCCCAACCTGGACACCGACCAGGTAGCGGCCCTGCTCACGCCCCGCACCCGCGCCATCGTGCCGGTGCACTACGCCGGCGTGGCCTGCGACATGGCCCCGCTGCTGGCCCTCAGCCGGGCCCACGAGCAGCTGTTTATCGTGGAAGACGCGGCCCAGGCCATTGAGGGCCGCTACCACGAGCAGCCGCTGGGGGCGGTGGGGCATCTGGCCGCTTTTTCTTTCCACGAAACTAAAAACATCATCTGCGGCGAAGGCGGCATGCTGGCCATCAACGACCCGGCGTTTGCGGCGCGGGCCGAAATACTCTGGGAAAAGGGCACCAACCGGGCCGCGTTTTTCCGGGGCGAAGTGGCGCGCTACCAGTGGGTGGACGTGGGCTCCTCGTTTCTGCCCTCGGAGCTGAACGCGGCCTACCTCTGGGGCCAATTGCAGCAGCTGGAGGCCATTCAGGAGCGGCGCACTGCGCAGTGGCAGCGCTACTACGAGGCCCTGCGGCCCCTGGCCCGCCAGGGCTGCTTCGCGCTGCCTTTCGTGCCCGACTACGCCCGCCACAACGCCCATATCTTCTACCTGCTCTGCACCGGCCTTGCGGAGCGGGACGCGCTGATTCGCCACCTGGGCCGGCACCAGATTCTGGCCGTGTCGCACTACCAGCCTCTGCACGCCAGCCCGTTTTACCGGGCCCGGCACGACGGCCGCCCCCTACCCCACGCCACGGCCCACGCCGAGCGTCTCGTGCGGCTGCCGCTCTACTACGAGCTGAGTTCGGCTGAGCAGCAGCAGGTTATTGCGGCGGTACAGCGCTTTTACCTGGGGCCTCCCGCACGCTAGCGCGCGAGAAAACCGCACATTGGCAAGCCGAAGCCCGTTACAGCTGCGCGAAAATCGTGTCGACGGTCGGCAGGTACTGACTCAGGCCCCGGTACTCGATGCCAGCCTGCCGGCATTTTCGGCGCAACGCCTCTTTGTCGGTCGCCAGCAGCTGCGCTACCTGTGGATATACCCGTACTGCCTCCGCCTGCGTGAAGCTGCTCACGACCACGCCCACGCCGTACTTTTCGGCCACCAGATCATCTTCCGAAACGCCAGCGCACACCAGATACGGCAGGCCGCAGCACAGGTACTCCCCTACCTTAATGGGCGAGCGGAATTTCTGAGACGGCTGCGACGGGACGGCCACCACCCCGAAGTCGGCGGCGGAAATGTAGTCCTGCACCTGCTCGTAGGGGCTGCGCGTGATGGTGTAGCTGGTTTCGGGCAAGCCTTCGGCCTGCATCAGACCGGCAATGTGGGCCGGAGCATCGGGCGACACAATCAAGAAAAAGAGGGCTGGATTCTGCCGGTAAAATTCCCGGAAGAG is a window from the Hymenobacter aquaticus genome containing:
- a CDS encoding tol-pal system protein YbgF encodes the protein MIQKLRFILLLLLLPLAARAQQPDTTRTPAPIRKIELENVDIAPGAVDTKGWLLLDKDIQTELEGAVQNLYNFKYDKAEKQFRSLRRRYPQHPMPYFLLGLSAWWKIVPTNVQTKIYDKPFFAYMDTAITYSERLYEADNKNYEACFFLSAAYGFDARLNAERKNWRKATVSSKRALDYLEKSKEANGLSPEFLFGQALFNYYAVWISENYPLLRPVLLFFPKGNRALGLQQLKSVADNGFYTGLEAKTFLMRILNNEENNTAASMPVARYLASNYPDNAYFQRFYALLCFNEGNFPECERVSREILDKLNRGLPGYEGISGRYATYFLGWLMQNKYKDRAKAKDYYQRSIVFAESTGDTSGGFYLYANQKLAQIADKEKDTQAALRYYAVVADKAEHKSAEYKEAKAYVKKNKK
- a CDS encoding glycosyltransferase family 4 protein is translated as MHILFLVPYPPGKAPSQRFRFEQYLHFLAGAGHTYQLEPFISEDTWSILYKPGHTLSKALGIIGGFLRRFLLLFSVPKADFVFIHREASPIGPPIFEWIIAKLFGKRIVYDFDDAIWIPNTSAANSIVAGVKWHHKVGSICRWAYKISCGNTYLRDYARQFNPNAIVNPTTIDTVNLHNQVKDQRTEQLVIGWTGTHSTMKYLEQVVPVLAELEQHYAFEFRVISNQEPQLPLKSLSFRPWRKDTEIADLLTFNIGLMPLEDDPWAKGKCAFKALQYMALGVPAMVSPVGMNSEVVTDGVNGYICASYQDWYQGLEKLLQDHDLRTRFGQAARATIEARFSVEANRPNFLALFA
- a CDS encoding GNAT family N-acetyltransferase, which gives rise to MTAHHSIIPLAWDSAFFGFPTGRLVGTGLLAEDLRELLVQARGQGWRLLYWFVSPEDVVSGEAAQALGLHPADDKRVYARALPARLPVVPAAVRRISGPTASPELTALAVQSGEYSRFRTDPHFAPGQFEQLYAQWLAKALANGMVLAYQPGASQGAQGLLTLEEQGAELAIGLVAVDGQWRRRGIGQALLAGAYRQARAAGFRALRVTTQGANQAACRFYEQAGFALVERQLVFHLWLPEQQ
- a CDS encoding glycosyltransferase family 2 protein; this translates as MPTAPVRPLFSVVSPVYRAEHLLAELVQRLHTALAPLTDSYEIILVDDSSPDGSWRRIQELAARDARIRGLRLSRNFGQHHAITAGLDVAQGEWVVVMDCDLQDRPEEIPALYQRARQGYDVVLASRTARQDGWLKTRLSRGFYALLSYLTGTRQDAQVANFGLYHHRAIAAVGQLRESIRYFPTMIRWVGFRQTTVAVQHAPEGRPGTYSFARRLQLATDVILASSDKPLRLLAYLGLLLSGGAFLLGLVTLIRYAVGQITVPGYTSLLLAISFFSGLILLALGTVGLYVGKIFESVRHRPLYIVEATT
- the rffA gene encoding dTDP-4-amino-4,6-dideoxygalactose transaminase, with the protein product MEQPFIPFNKPFLAGQELVHIQQALAHGKLSGNGYFTQHSQQFLQARYGLGRALLTTSGTAALEMAALLLGIQPGDEVIVPSFTFTSTANAFVLRGATIVFADSLPHHPNLDTDQVAALLTPRTRAIVPVHYAGVACDMAPLLALSRAHEQLFIVEDAAQAIEGRYHEQPLGAVGHLAAFSFHETKNIICGEGGMLAINDPAFAARAEILWEKGTNRAAFFRGEVARYQWVDVGSSFLPSELNAAYLWGQLQQLEAIQERRTAQWQRYYEALRPLARQGCFALPFVPDYARHNAHIFYLLCTGLAERDALIRHLGRHQILAVSHYQPLHASPFYRARHDGRPLPHATAHAERLVRLPLYYELSSAEQQQVIAAVQRFYLGPPAR